From the Budorcas taxicolor isolate Tak-1 chromosome 1, Takin1.1, whole genome shotgun sequence genome, one window contains:
- the LOC128055292 gene encoding protein lin-28 homolog A, protein MGSVSNQQFAGGCAKAPEEAPEEAPEDAARAAEEPQLLHGAGICKWFNVRMGFGFLSMTARAGVALDPPVDVFVHQSKLHMEGFRSLKEGEAVEFTFKKSAKGLESIRVTGPGGVFCIGSERRPKGKNVQKRRSKGDRCYNCGGLDHHAKECKLPPQPKKCHFCQSISHMVASCPLKAQQAPSSQGKPAYFREEEEEIHSSAMLPEAQN, encoded by the coding sequence ATGGGCTCTGTGTCAAACCAGCAGTTCGCAGGTGGCTGCGCTAAGGCGCCGGAGGAGGCGCCGGAGGAGGCGCCGGAGGACGCGGCCCGCGCGGCGGAGGAGCCGCAGCTGCTGCACGGTGCCGGCATCTGTAAGTGGTTCAACGTGCGCATGGGGTTCGGCTTCCTGTCCATGACCGCCCGCGCAGGGGTCGCGCTCGACCCCCCGGTGGATGTCTTTGTGCACCAGAGTAAGCTGCACATGGAGGGCTTCCGGAGCCTGAAGGAGGGGGAGGCTGTGGAGTTCACCTTTAAGAAGTCCGCCAAGGGCCTGGAATCTATCCGAGTCACCGGCCCTGGTGGGGTGTTCTGTATTGGGAGTGAAAGGCGGCCCAAAGGGAAGAATGTACAGAAACGCAGATCAAAGGGAGACAGGTGCTACAACTGTGGAGGTCTAGACCATCATGCCAAGGAATGCAAACTGCCACCGCAGCCCAAGAAGTGCCATTTCTGCCAGAGCATCAGCCATATGGTAGCCTCGTGCCCACTGAAGGCCCAGCAAGCTCCCAGCTCCCAGGGAAAGCCAGCCTACTTtcgggaggaggaagaagagatccATAGCTCTGCCATGCTCCCAGAGGCCCAGAATTGA